Within the Flavobacterium sp. CG_23.5 genome, the region TAGTTTACGGTCATTATGACGTTCAACCTGCAGATCCAATCGAACTTTGGACTTCTCCACCATTCGAACCTGTCATTAAAAAAACAGATATTCATCCCGAAGGCGCCATTTTTGCTCGCGGTGCTTGTGATGATAAAGGCCAAATGTACATGCATGTAAAAGCATTAGAATATATGGTCCAAAGCAATACCTTGCCTTGCAACGTAAAATTCATGATTGAAGGCGAAGAAGAAGTGGGTTCTAAGAGTTTGAGTTGGTTTGTGGAACGCAACCAAGAAAAGCTGAAAAACGATGTGATTTTAATTTCTGACACCGGAATGATTTCAAATCAACAACCATCCATCACTACAGGATTACGTGGATTAAGTTATGTAGAAGTAGAAGTTACGGGACCAAACCGTGATTTACATTCTGGACTATATGGCGGAGCCGTTGCCAATCCGATAAATGTTCTGGCAAAAATGATTGCTTCGCTTCACGACGAAGACAATCACATTACCATTCCTGGCTTTTATGATAATGTTCAAGAATTATCTCTTGAAGAAAGAGCCGAAATGGCAAAAGCCCCTTTCAAATTAGAAGACTATAAAAAAGCACTAGAGTTAAACGATATTTATGGTGAAAAAGGCTATTTAACCAACGAAAGAAACTCCATACGTCCAACACTTGATGTCAATGGAATTTGGGGTGGATACACTGGAGAAGGTGCTAAAACAGTTATTGCAAGCAAAGCTTTCGCTAAAATTTCGATGCGTTTAGTTCCAAATCAAGATTGGGAACAAATCACCGAATTATTCACTAAACATTTCCTCAGTATTGCTCCTGCAGGCGTTACCGTAAAAGTAAAACCGCATCACGGCGGACAAGGTTACGTGACTCCAATTGACAGCATTGGATACAAAGCGGCGAACATGGCCTATACAGAAACCTTTGGTGTGCCTGCCATTCCTGTTCGTTCAGGGGGAAGTATTCCTATTGTTGCCTTATTCGAAAAAGAACTGAAAAGTAAAACTATTTTGATGGGATTTGGTTTGGATAGCGATGCGATTCACTCGCCAAATGAACATTTCGGAATTTTCAATTATTTGAAAGGAATCGAAACTATCCCATTGTTTTATAAATATTTCGTAGAACTTTCGAAATAATATTTCTCATTCCGTCCGTTCGAGTTTTTTTGAGAAGAGCAACGGAACAAAAAAGTATCGAGAACCCTTTTCAAAATAAATAATCCGTTCCTTCTACATAGAGTGAACGGATTTTTTTTGGGCGTTACCTCGTTTCAGAAATATCTCGTTCAATAAAAACTTCTGTTTAGAAACAAGGTCGGGCTATTCGCTCTATCTTTTGTTCCAATTTTATTTGCTTCGCTAGCCCTTTCTATTGTCACAAAAGGATGCCGCTGCTATCCCTAACGCGCTAACTAAGAAATAAATACTTCCAAATCAAAATCTTTAAAAAAAATTTGTTTTTTAAAGATTTTGCTCTACATTTGTAGAACAATGTTTTAATTTGTAGAATATGAAAATGCAAAATCTTTATAAAATTGTCCTCCTTATAATATGTATAAGCCTAACTAGCTGTAAAGTCAATCAAACTAAAAATGGATTCAAAACGGGTAAATGGATTCAAACGAAAAAATTCATGAATATCGAATCCACTGCAACAGGAAGATACAAAAAAGGAAATAAGATTGGAACTTGGAAAGAGTTCATGAGCGATAGATTACTTTCAAAAGAAAAATATAAAAAAAACAGTTGCCATATAATCAAATATCACAATACTGGACAAATTCAACAAATAGGTGTTTCAAACAAAGCCATGATAAATTCAAAGATAGAATGGCTACCCACAGGAGAATGGAAATTTTATGACTCCGAAGGGATTTTACTCGGAACCAAGATCTATGAAAAAGGTATACCAATTCAAGAAATTTATACAAAATAAAAAAAATAAATATGCTACAACTAACTAACTCCGAAGAACAACTGATGGAACATCTTTGGCAACTAGAAAAAGCTTTCATGAAGGATTTGCTCGAAGCATTCCCGGATCCAAAACCCAAAACCACAACCGTTGCCACACTTTTAAAAAGAATGATTGACAAAAAATTCGTTGCCTACAATGAATTTGGAAACTCTCGGGAATATTATCCTTTGGTCAAAAAAACGGATTATTTCTCGAAACACGTCAACGGATTGATTAGTAATTTCTTTAATAATTCGGCATCACAATTTGCTTCTTTCTTTACCACCGAAACCAATTTGTCAGAAAGAGAATTGGAAGAACTCAGAAAAATAATAGATAGTGAAATTCAAAAAAAGAAAAAATGATAGACTTTCTAATTAAATTAACCATTACCTTATTCGTATTACTGGCAGTGTATTATTTGTTTTTGGAAAAAGAAAAAATGCACCTATTCAACAGGTTTTACTTGTTGTTCAGTCTAGTATTTTCATTTGTAGTTCCGTTCATTACAATAGAAGTGATTCAGGAAATAGCGAAAAGTACAGCTGTTCCTGCAAACATTCAAGTACTACAGGGAAGCACACAAATAGTTGAAGAAACAAACTATTTACCCATAGCATTATGGAGTTTGTATGCTTTAGTAACACTGATTTTGGCAATCCGTTTTATTAGCAACGTCATCAAGATTTCGGCAAAAATGAAGTCGAATTCACCAATTGCTTATAAAAACGCCAAATTGATTTTGGTGCCTGAAAAAACACTGCCGCATACTTTCCTCAACTCTATTTTCATCAACGAAACGGATTATAATAATCGAAATATTGAAGCGGAATTATATACCCATGAATTGACGCATGTTACTCAAAAACACACTTTAGACATTTTGTTTATAGAAATCATCAAAACGATATTTTGGTTCAACCCTATTTTTATTTTTTACAAGAAAGCTATACAGCTCAATCACGAATTTCTTGCTGATGAGAAAGTAGTCACATCCTATAAAAACGTTCCGTTTTACCAATCTTTATTACTATCGAAAGCAAACGAGAACCAACCTTTTTACCTGGCCAGTAATTTGAATTATTTAATAACTAAAAAACGATTACTTATGATGACAAAAACCACCTCCACAACGAGAGCATTAGTAAAGAAGGGACTTCTAATTCCTTTATTGACTGTATTAGTATTTTCACTCTGCACAAAAGTAGTAGCTCAAGAAAAAAAAGTAGTAAAGGCTGAGCAGACGAAGACTCAACTTACCGGAATGGAAAAGTATTTTGAAAATACCATTTTCAAAATCAAGGATAAAAATGGAACAATTGTATCCGAAAAAAAATTCAACGAGCTTACCAATCTAGAGAAAAAAAATGTTCCGCCTCCTCCACCTCCAGCAACAAGTAAGCAGGATAAAAATCTCAAAGAAGCAAAAGGACCAACGTCAGTTGAATTGAGTATTTATAACAAAGGAGATGACAAGGCTTACAAAGTACAGGACGCTAAAACGGTCTCCCCTGAAAAAGTAAGGACTAATCAAAGTCAAACTGTTTACGATATCGCTGGACTAACAGAAAAACCAGAATTTCCGGGCGGGATAGTTGAATTCTATAAATTTGTAGGCGAAAATTTCCAAATTTCTAAAGAAGCGTCAGCTAACAAAATAAAAGGAAAAGTATACATCACTTTCATAGTAGAAAAAGACGGGAGCATAACAGATACAAAAATCTTAAGAGACATTGGCTTTAACACAGGCGAAGAAGCAGAAAGAGTGATACGCTTGAGCCCAAAATGGATTCCCGGTAAAATGAATGAGGAACCAGTTAGAACCATGTATAGTTTACCTATAACCGTTCAAACGGCTAAATAGATTTTAAAACAACAAATCCGCTTCATTACGAAGCGGATTCATTGAACTACAATCTAAAAAACTATTAACTAAAATTTTTTATCGGGTTATAACCCAAATATGGCATGGCTTGTTCCTTGAAAACAACACCATATTCTTCTAACTCTTTCAAAATGGGCACATACACTTCTTTACGAATAGGAAGTTGTACGCCTGGGGTTGTAATCTCACCATTTAAAATCAGCAATGTTGCCATGGCAACCGGCAAACCGACTGTTTTTGCCATTGCAGTATACGTTTGGTCTTCGCCAATACAGACCATTTTGGAGTCGATTTGTCTTTTCACACCATCTAATTCATATCCGAATTTATGATACATCACTATCATATCTTTATCTTCGGGTTGTAGTGTCCAACTATCATTCAATATTTTTTCCAGTATTTGTGCCGGAGTGGCATTTTTTAGTCCCACAATTTTTTTGCTGTTGAATAAATCTAATTCTACTAATTTATCCCACATAATGTCGTCCTGATCTATTTTGAGAATCAAACGCACTTTTATTTCAACGGAATCCGTAGGATGATACGGCAAGAAGGAATTTACGAATTTACGATAGCTCATGTGCTCGGAATCTTCCATAACATAACTGTCATCCGTCATTCCCAATTGCACAAACATATTCCAAGCTTTGGAAAAACCTACCCGACGAATTGTACCTCTATATAAAGTAAGAACATCATCTAACCCATAAACACTTCTGTATTTTAAGGAATCTCTATTGGAATACGCTTCAAATCTACCATAGTCTTCTACTTCAAGAAATTCAGTTCTTCTAAACAGATTACAATACGGTATGTATTTATAAGCTCCTTCCTGAATAAACTTGGCAGCACCGCCTTGTCCGGCAAGAACAACGTTACGAGGCGCCCAGGTAAATTTATAATTCCAAAGATTTGTATCAGATTCTGGCGCAACTAGACCACCACAAAAAGATTCAAACAAAAGCATTTTCCCGCCTTTATCACCAATTTCATCAATAATTTTCATGGCGCTCATGTGATCTATTCCAGGATCCAAACCAATCTCATTCATGAAAATAAGATTATTTTCTTTGGCAGCTGCATCTAATTCTTGCATGGCATCACTCACATAGGAAGCCGTAACCATGCTCTTTTTATAAACAATACAATCTCTGGCAACCTCAATATGCAAATGCGCAGGCAACATCGAGATAACAATATCTGCTTTTTGAATCGCTTCTTTCCTTTGATTTTCATCAAAAATATTTAGGTCAATAGGAGTCGCATTGGGGTGATTATTGGTTTTCTTTTGGGCTAATGTCATCGATAAGTCACCAATAATAAGGTGCAAATTCTCTTTTTCAGATTTACTTAGAAGATATTGAATCAACGATGACGCTGATCTTCCTGCCCCAATGATAAGTATTGTTCTCATTTTTCTATAATTATAACACAAACATACAAAATTGTTGTATTTATAACAAATAGCAAACATTAAAACTTAATTTTTTTTCTAAAAAAGAAAAACTAACACTAAAAAAAGAAAATATAGCAATCAAACTCCAAAAAAAGTATCAACCAATATTCTTTCAATTTAGATAGCAATGAGATACTTTTGCAATTAAAATAGAACAAAAAAAAATGGACAAAAAAATAATTTCAACCGGAGCAATTTTTGGAATGATAGCGATAATTCTAGGTGCTTTTGGTGCACATGCCC harbors:
- a CDS encoding dipeptidase; translation: MENIKSYVQQHKDRFITELIELLKIPSVSADTAYSQDVIDSAAAVKASLEKAGCDFVEICDTPGYPIVYGEKIIDPTLPTVLVYGHYDVQPADPIELWTSPPFEPVIKKTDIHPEGAIFARGACDDKGQMYMHVKALEYMVQSNTLPCNVKFMIEGEEEVGSKSLSWFVERNQEKLKNDVILISDTGMISNQQPSITTGLRGLSYVEVEVTGPNRDLHSGLYGGAVANPINVLAKMIASLHDEDNHITIPGFYDNVQELSLEERAEMAKAPFKLEDYKKALELNDIYGEKGYLTNERNSIRPTLDVNGIWGGYTGEGAKTVIASKAFAKISMRLVPNQDWEQITELFTKHFLSIAPAGVTVKVKPHHGGQGYVTPIDSIGYKAANMAYTETFGVPAIPVRSGGSIPIVALFEKELKSKTILMGFGLDSDAIHSPNEHFGIFNYLKGIETIPLFYKYFVELSK
- a CDS encoding BlaI/MecI/CopY family transcriptional regulator, whose protein sequence is MLQLTNSEEQLMEHLWQLEKAFMKDLLEAFPDPKPKTTTVATLLKRMIDKKFVAYNEFGNSREYYPLVKKTDYFSKHVNGLISNFFNNSASQFASFFTTETNLSERELEELRKIIDSEIQKKKK
- a CDS encoding saccharopine dehydrogenase family protein, with amino-acid sequence MRTILIIGAGRSASSLIQYLLSKSEKENLHLIIGDLSMTLAQKKTNNHPNATPIDLNIFDENQRKEAIQKADIVISMLPAHLHIEVARDCIVYKKSMVTASYVSDAMQELDAAAKENNLIFMNEIGLDPGIDHMSAMKIIDEIGDKGGKMLLFESFCGGLVAPESDTNLWNYKFTWAPRNVVLAGQGGAAKFIQEGAYKYIPYCNLFRRTEFLEVEDYGRFEAYSNRDSLKYRSVYGLDDVLTLYRGTIRRVGFSKAWNMFVQLGMTDDSYVMEDSEHMSYRKFVNSFLPYHPTDSVEIKVRLILKIDQDDIMWDKLVELDLFNSKKIVGLKNATPAQILEKILNDSWTLQPEDKDMIVMYHKFGYELDGVKRQIDSKMVCIGEDQTYTAMAKTVGLPVAMATLLILNGEITTPGVQLPIRKEVYVPILKELEEYGVVFKEQAMPYLGYNPIKNFS
- a CDS encoding energy transducer TonB — protein: MIDFLIKLTITLFVLLAVYYLFLEKEKMHLFNRFYLLFSLVFSFVVPFITIEVIQEIAKSTAVPANIQVLQGSTQIVEETNYLPIALWSLYALVTLILAIRFISNVIKISAKMKSNSPIAYKNAKLILVPEKTLPHTFLNSIFINETDYNNRNIEAELYTHELTHVTQKHTLDILFIEIIKTIFWFNPIFIFYKKAIQLNHEFLADEKVVTSYKNVPFYQSLLLSKANENQPFYLASNLNYLITKKRLLMMTKTTSTTRALVKKGLLIPLLTVLVFSLCTKVVAQEKKVVKAEQTKTQLTGMEKYFENTIFKIKDKNGTIVSEKKFNELTNLEKKNVPPPPPPATSKQDKNLKEAKGPTSVELSIYNKGDDKAYKVQDAKTVSPEKVRTNQSQTVYDIAGLTEKPEFPGGIVEFYKFVGENFQISKEASANKIKGKVYITFIVEKDGSITDTKILRDIGFNTGEEAERVIRLSPKWIPGKMNEEPVRTMYSLPITVQTAK